In one Pempheris klunzingeri isolate RE-2024b chromosome 8, fPemKlu1.hap1, whole genome shotgun sequence genomic region, the following are encoded:
- the LOC139205510 gene encoding C-X-C chemokine receptor type 3-like, which produces MIMDVDLDGLFAHNTTYDYEDYEYKEDFESKGSIAVLIPVLYSAELVIGLLGNGLLLAILVQKRRSWSASDTVILYLSVADVLLLLTLPLWAAQAAQSCGWCFGVILCKISRAVFNLNYYCGILLLICISLDHYQSITHATQQYAQKTPRLAHIKCLLVWLTSLLLVIPDFIFMVVVKDPAQEKALLCFDSFSLVGRLLHHTLGFLLPTAALIICCSRILLRSKGLQKERSTIFILLLVVVFFLCWTPYNITLIVDTLRNRSQELGDPLKTPLMVTSALGCFHACLRPLLYVGLCGNFRKHTLAMLRCATVESESSLWELGVANEAPPDQSHEREELKQMTSVDHQVQSTQC; this is translated from the exons ATGATCATGGACGTGGATCTTGATGGATTATTTGCCCATAACACCACCTATGACTACGAGGACTATGAGTACAAGGAGGACTTTGAGTCAAAAGGCAGTATAGCGGTGCTGATCCCGGTTCTGTACTCCGCGGAGTTGGTCATAGGTCTGCTGGGAAATGGACTACTCTTGGCCATTCTGGTTCAGAAGAGGCGATCCTGGAGTGCATCAGACACCGTTATCCTCTACTTGAGTGTCGCAGacgtcctgctgctgctgacgctGCCCCTCTGGGCTGCTCAGGCTGCTCAGAGTTGTGGGTGGTGCTTCGGGGTCATTCTCTGCAAGATCAGTAgagctgtttttaat CTCAACTACTACTGTGGGATCCTTTTGCTCATTTGCATCAGTCTGGACCACTACCAGTCCATCACCCACGCCACCCAGCAGTACGCCCAGAAGACGCCCAGGTTAGCTCATATCAAGTGCTTGCTGGTCTGGCTCACTTCCCTGCTCCTCGTCATCCCTGACTTCATTTTCATGGTAGTTGTGAAAGATCCAGCACAAGAGAAGGCACTTCTCTGCTTTGACAGCTTCTCGCTGGTGGGACGCCTTCTCCACCACACACTGGGCTTCCTGCTGCCTACGGCCGCCCTGATCATCTGCTGCTCCCGCATCCTGCTGCGCTCCAAAGGCCTCCAGAAGGAGAGATCCACCATattcatcctgctgctggtagtggttttctttctctgctggaCGCCCTACAACATCACACTCATTGTGGACACCCTCAGGAACAGGTCCCAGGAACTCGGAGATCCTCTGAAAACACCTCTAATGGTCACGTCGGCTCTGGGCTGCTTTCACGCCTGCCTCAGGCCTTTGCTCTATGTTGGCCTGTGTGGAAACTTCAGGAAACACACGCTGGCCATGCTGAGATGTGCCACAGTTGAATCTGAGAGCTCGCTGTGGGAGTTGGGTGTGGCCAACGAAGCCCCACCTGACCAGAGTCATGAGAGGGAAGAGCTGAAACAGATGACAAGTGTAGATCATCAGGTGCAATCAACTCAGTGCTGA
- the cxcr3.1 gene encoding C-X-C chemokine receptor type 3.1 has translation MNLLAEEKTISQGYNSSSPMDHSDVFTFNAGDSEYFYALYNDTVDNSTIDDCCDGGDICNLDEGMHFESVFIPVLYWVTFVVGVLGNGVLLGVLVQSRRTWSVTDTFILHLGVADVLLLVTLPLWAAQATQDGGWTFGTPLCKITGAVFTINFYCGIFLLACISLDRYLSIVHATQMYSRRNPWVVQLSCLCVWLFSLILSIPDWIFLDAAKDERRHRAECVRNYFKFDAESVGTWRLASRLLYHMMGFLLPSAVLIFCYSRILYRLRSGSQGLQKQKAFRVIMAVVVVFFLCWMPYNITLMVDTLHSNNSSETCGVRNSLEKAKVITSSVGYLHCSLNPILYAFVGVKFRRQLVDILRSLGCRLKTSATFKSAVSSRRSSIWSESADTSNSIAI, from the exons ATGAACCTGCTCGCTGAGGAGAAAACAATATCACAGGGTTACAATTCA AGTTCACCGATGGACCACAGTGACGTGTTTACATTCAATGCAGGAGACAGTGAATATTTTTATGCATTATATAACGACACCGTTGACAATTCCACAATTGATGATTGTTGTGATGGGGGTGATATATGCAACCTGGATGAGGGCATGCATTTTGAGTCTGTGTTCATCCCAGTTCTGTACTGGGTGACGTTTGTCGTGGGTGTTCTGGGGAACGGGGTGCTGCTGGGGGTTCTGGTTCAGAGCAGAAGGACCTGGAGTGTGACAGACACTTTTATCCTCCACCTGGGTGTGGCTGATGTCCTGCTGCTGGTGACGCTGCCTCTGTGGGCTGCACAGGCCACTCAAGATGGAGGATGGACCTTTGGCACTCCTCTCTGCAAGATAACTGGAGCTGTTTTTACG ATCAACTTCTACTGTGGGATCTTCCTCCTGGCCTGCATCAGCCTGGATCGCTACTTGTCCATCGTCCATGCCACCCAGATGTACTCACGCAGGAATCCCTGGGTCGTTCAGCTCAGCTGCTTGTGCGTGTGGCTCTTCTCCCTGATCCTCTCTATCCCTGACTGGATCTTTCTGGATGCTGCAAAGGATGAAAGAagacacagagcagagtgtgttCGCAACTACTTCAAGTTTGATGCTGAGTCAGTAGGTACTTGGCGGCTGGCATCACGCCTGCTCTACCACATGATGGGCttcctgctgccctctgctgtccTGATCTTCTGCTACTCGCGCATCCTGTATCGGCTGCGGTCCGGATCCCAGGGCCTCCAAAAGCAGAAAGCTTTCAGGGTCATCATGGCTGTGGTGGtggttttctttctctgctggaTGCCATACAACATCACACTCATGGTGGACACACTTCATTCCAACAACAGCAGCGAGACCTGTGGAGTCAGAAATTCTCTGGAGAAAGCAAAGGTGATCACCTCCTCCGTGGGTTACCTCCACTGCAGCCTCAACCCCATCCTGTATGCCTTTGTGGGTGTGAAGTTCCGGCGTCAGCTTGTGGACATCCTGAGGTCTCTGGGCTGCAGGCTGAAAACAAGTGCCACATTTAAATCTGCCgtcagcagcagaagaagctcCATTTGGTCCGAGTCTGCTGACACCTCCAACTCCATTGCTATCTAG